One segment of Gopherus flavomarginatus isolate rGopFla2 chromosome 8, rGopFla2.mat.asm, whole genome shotgun sequence DNA contains the following:
- the GDPD2 gene encoding glycerophosphoinositol inositolphosphodiesterase GDPD2 produces the protein MAKSPGCCPGCCQGCATCLLGLYSCRWAKNKRKGLRTTKCDCSWFFFLFCVCLFALVWLYHALIILNDFHNFNEFFFRQTQWWVDWSLPLLGVTVLLVTYSALLLVLALCLQLCGQPLKLHCLHKCLLILTALVVAAGFVALDVKWAEQWQSARISLQATGPFLHIGAVAGVTLLAWPMADCFYRTRRAAPKVLLLLVYFGVTTALYLAPLMISSPCLIEDNQLPPKPALSGHRGAPMLAPENTLMSFQKSVGCDVRVFETDVMVSADGIPFLMHDETLTRTTNVQEVFPARATMNGTAFNWTDLQQLDAGSWFLERNPFRSAQGLSSEARVQVRAQKIPSLQQVLQEAKQHNVSIMFDLRPENHTDYQSFVNVTVETILRSGIPPQLILWLPDGFREQVRQQAPGFQQIYSLKSSWNETESPLQVNLPYQDISTEQIGRYRQDNISVNLYVVNEPWLFSVLWCAGAGSVTTNACQVLKEMKRPLWLLPHSTYVMVWIVTDCVSFLLILSAFLLLQKCSRRKESAGSKTDVLLTKINSLMQE, from the exons ATGGCGAAGAGCCCCGGCTGCTGCCCTGGCTGCTGCCAGGGCTGTGCCACCTGCCTGCTCGGCCTGTACAGCTGCCGCTGGGCCAAGAACAAAAGGAAAGGCCTGAGAACCACCAAG TGCGACTGTAGCTGgttcttcttcctcttctgcgTCTGCCTCTTCGCACTCGTATGGCTCTACCATGCCCTCATCATCCTCAATGACTTCCACAACTTCAATGA GTTCTTCTTCAGACAGACGCAGTGGTGGGTAGACTGGTCCCTGCCCCTGCTCGGAGTCACGGTGCTGCTGGTCACATATTCGGCCCTGCTGCTG GTTCTCGCTCTGTGCCTGCAGCTCTGTGGCCAGCCCTTGAAATTGCATTGTCTGCACAAG TGCCTGCTGATCCTCACTGCCCTGGTCGTGGCCGCAGGCTTCGTCGCACTCGATGTGAAGTGGGCTGAGCAGTGGCAGAGCGCGCGCATCTCTCTGCAG GCGACTGGCCCCTTCCTGCACATTGGAGCCGTGGCAGGTGTGACGCTGCTTGCCTGGCCCATGGCCGACTGCTTCTATCGTACTCGCCGTGCAG CCCCCAAGGTGCTGCTACTGCTGGTGTATTTTGGTGTGACAACTGCACTGTACCTGGCTCCCCTGATGATCTCCTCGCCCTGCCTCATAGAGGACAACCAGCTGCCCCCCAAACCAGCGCTGTCTGGGCACCGTGGGGCCCCCATG CTGGCTCCAGAGAACACCCTGATGTCATTCCAGAAGTCAGTGGGCTGTGACGTGCGTGTGTTTGAGACTGATGTCATGGTGAG TGCTGATGGGATCCCCTTCCTCATGCACGACGAGACACTCACCCGGACCACCAACGTGCAAGAGGTGTTCCCTGCCCGGGCCACCATGAACGGCACAGCCTTCAACTGGACTGATCTCCAGCAACTCGACGCCGGCAGCTGGTTCCTGGAG AGGAATCCATTCCGCTCGGCGCAGGGCCTCTCCAGCGAGGCGCGAGTCCAAGTGCGGGCACAGAAGATCCCGTCCCTGCAGCAGGTGCTGCAGGAGGCCAAGCAGCACAACGTCTCCATCATGTTCGACCTCCGGCCCGAGAACCACACGGACTACCAGAGCTTTGTTAACGTCACCGTGGAGACCATCCTCCGGTCGGGCATCCCGCCGCAGCTG attcTCTGGCTGCCCGACGGGTTCAGGGAACAGGTCAGACAGCAGGCACCAGGATTTCAGCAAATCTACAGTCTGAAGAGCAGCTGGAATGAAACAGAGTCTCCGCTGCAAGTGAACCTGCCGTACCAGGACATCAGCACAGAGCAAATTGG CCGGTATCGCCAGGACAACATCTCCGTCAATCTGTACGTGGTCAATGAGCCCTGGCTCTTTTCCGTGCTGTGGTGCGCAGGGGCTGGCTCCGTCACCACCAACGCCTGCCAGGTGCTGAAGGAGATGAAGCGTCCCCTCTGGCTGCTC CCCCACAGCACCTACGTGATGGTCTGGATTGTGACCGACTGCGTCTCCTTCCTCCTGATCCTCTCGGCCTTCCTCCTGCTGCA GAAATGCTCCAGGAGAAAAGAATCAGCAG GGTCCAAGACAGATGTGCTGCTAACGAAGATCAACAGCCTCATGCAGGAATGA